The following are encoded together in the Lactuca sativa cultivar Salinas chromosome 1, Lsat_Salinas_v11, whole genome shotgun sequence genome:
- the LOC111909368 gene encoding protein SRG1, whose amino-acid sequence MKKLAKAILGEMAKALGMEQDEITELFEDGVQLMRMNYYPPCPEPESALGISPHSDATGLTILYQLNETDGLQVRKDGNWVSVTPLPNALIVNIGDIMEIVSNGVYKSIEHCATVQSNKERLSVATFYSSNMGMELGPAQSLVAQHNVAKFQRLTLEEYYKGFFDRKLDDVLLLGSGNFATS is encoded by the exons ATGAAAAAGTTAGCAAAAGCCATCTTAGGTGAAATGGCTAAGGCCTTAGGGATGGAACAAGATGAAATCACCGAGTTGTTTGAGGATGGTGTTCAGTTGATGAGGATGAATTACTATCCCCCATGTCCGGAACCAGAGTCGGCGTTAGGGATTTCCCCACATTCTGATGCCACTGGGTTAACAATCCTCTATCAATTAAATGAAACCGATGGCCTCCAAGTTCGAAAAGATGGAAATTGGGTATCCGTTACACCTTTGCCAAATGCTTTGATAGTAAACATTGGGGACATAATGGAG ATTGTAAGTAATGGTGTGTATAAGAGCATAGAGCATTGTGCAACAGTGCAGTCAAACAAGGAGAGGTTATCGGTTGCCACATTCTACAGTTCCAATATGGGTATGGAATTAGGCCCTGCACAAAGCCTTGTTGCACAACATAATGTAGCAAAGTTCCAGCGACTCACCCTTGAGGAATATTACAAGGGCTTTTTCGATCGAAAGCTTGACG ATGTATTGTTACTCGGTAGTGGTAATTTTGCCACATCATGA
- the LOC128125870 gene encoding protein SRG1-like, with product MENHMDVGISFGRSLIVPSVQELAKQSITKIPPRYVRQDHQKPLLTSSDDTFTLSLPVIDLHSLFSTDSESSTYSSELSKLHTAAKEWGFFQVINHEISESLLEDFKREVLSFFKLPMEVKQKLWQKEDSQEGFGQLFVVSEEQKLDWCDMFYVNTLPHNIRNSKLFQKLPPVLRFFLPSRYESF from the exons ATGGAAAACCACATGGATGTAGGTATCAGTTTCGGGAGGTCACTGATAGTACCAAGTGTTCAAGAACTTGCTAAGCAATCCATCACAAAGATCCCACCTCGGTATGTTCGCCAAGATCATCAGAAACCCTTACTCACTTCATCCGATGACACCTTCACTCTATCGTTACCTGTCATTGATCTTCACAGCTTATTTTCAACCGATTCTGAATCTTCCACGTATTCATCTGAGCTAAGTAAACTTCATACAGCTGCTAAAGAATGGGGTTTCTTTCAG GTTATCAACCATGAAATAAGTGAATCCCTATTAGAGGATTTCAAGAGGGAAGTCTTGAGCTTCTTTAAGCTTCCGATGGAGGTGAAACAAAAGCTTTGGCAGAAAGAAGACAGCCAAGAAGGTTTCGGTCAGCTTTTTGTTGTATCCGAGGAACAAAAGCTTGATTGGTGTGACATGTTTTACGTAAATACCCTTCCACATAATATCAGAAATTCCAAATTATTTCAGAAGTTACCTCCCGTTCTGAGGTTCTTTCTTCCATCTCGATATGAAAGCTTTTAG